Proteins from a genomic interval of Schistosoma mansoni strain Puerto Rico chromosome 2, complete genome:
- a CDS encoding strictosidine synthase-related codes for MIELKKLVFRSIIVICIGYILHCLLNTSTNSSYIYHVKPSIELNDQLIINKKYGNLEKIDLINYNGPESLIYHNGSLYTTVIQGKILRINDSGIYIHATLGSLNCIGVHECGRPLGLKLFNNSENFLVTDAYLGVLSVSVKDGSVKKLFPLDENFKVTFFDDSVILPNGSLIITEASTKNTLQHLWTTILEGLPSGRLTMVDTRTGQYSHIMDGLRFPNGIELCNDGKSILVVETMKLRVLRIPLDGGEVTVFSDGLPGYPDNIKASPRGGYWVPVSNLRDEPLSVLLLNHLPAYPRIRQLASSIISMLPFKPTPKGKSSMLIRLDENGQIIEIWKDLQNELPNACEVLEHDDILYTGSFYLPYIGRLKRLSN; via the exons ATGATAGAGCTGAAAAAACTTGTTTTTAGATCAATAATAGTCATTTGTATTGGATATATACTACATTGTCTTTTGAATACATCAACTAATTCATCATATATTTACCATGTTAAACCATCCATTGAATTGAATGATCAacttattatcaataaaaaatatggaaatttagaaaaaattgATTTGATAAATTATAATGGTCCTGAAAGTTTAATTTATCATAATG GTTCATTGTATACTACCGTAATTCAAGGGAAAATATTAAGAATAAATGATTCTGGGATTTATATTCATGCAACACTTGGTTCATTGAATTGCA TTGGTGTACATGAATGTGGTAGACCATTAGGTTTAAAATTGTTCAATAATTCGGAGAATTTCTTGGTTACGGATGCTTATTTAGGTGTATTATCTGTTTCGGTAAAAGATG GTAGTGTGAAGAAATTGTTCCCTTTAGATGAAAATTTCAAAGTTACATTTTTTGATGATTCCGTAATTTTACCAAATGGTAGTCTCATTATTACTGAAGCTAGTACAAAAAATACATTACAACATTTATGGACAACAATTTTAGAGGGATTACCTAGTGGAAG GCTAACAATGGTTGATACACGAACTGGTCAATACAGTCACATAATGGATGGTTTACGCTTTCCCAATGGAATCGAACTTTGTAATGACGGCAAATCCATATTAGTCGTTGAAACAATGAAACTTCGAGTTTTACGAATTCCATTGGACGGAGGTGAAGTGACTGTGTTTAGTGATGGACTACCTGGTTATCCGGATAATATCAAAGCTAGTCCACGTGGTGGTTACTGGGTTCCTGTATCAAATCTTCGTGATGAGCCTCTATCTGTACTTCTACTCAACCATCTACCAGCTTATCCACGTATTCGTCAATTAGCTTCTAGT ATTATCTCCATGCTTCCATTCAAACCAACACCAAAAGGAAAATCATCAATGTTAATTCGTTTAGATGAAAATGGACAGATAATTGAAATTTGGAAAGatttacaaaatgaattacCGAATGCTTGTGAAGTACTAGAACATGATGATATTTTATACACTGGAAGCTTCTATTTACCTTACATTGGTCGTTTAAAAAGATtatcaaattaa